In the Lemur catta isolate mLemCat1 chromosome 22, mLemCat1.pri, whole genome shotgun sequence genome, CACCCAGAACACATGCCTCCCTGTGCCTGATGTCTGGCCCCTTAGCAGGAAGCAGGGACACTTTCTGGATTCTCCCACCACCTGCAGGGCCTTGCACacgctttgattttttttccagcctTTTTCTAAAAATCCTCAGGGTCCTTTTTCTCATtgccatattcattcattcactcattcattcacagaTACTTAATGATCttgtactatgtgccagacactgttctagcaACCTGGGGAAAAAAGTCTAGGAGAGATAAGACACATATAAATAACTAAAACCTAGACCAGCACGTGACATGTGCCCTAGGAGGTAGAGAGGATGTGCCAGAGGAATTCAGGGTAGGAGAATGTTCTTCTTGAAAGATAAAAGCAGACATGAAGATGGCGTCAGTGTTTGGCCGTGGGAATCAGCAGAAAGCACAGAGAACACACCAGGGCTGAGCCTTCCCTAAATCTTTAGTGTTGGTCAACATCTTACTCTTGCCACCGCGCATAGAAGGCCACCTCTTGGAAGTACGCAGTGCACTGCCCTGTCCCCGTAACCAAGCCATCAGCTCTTAGAGCCCAGGGGCTTTTACTTCTCTGTTCCCCTCAATGGCACCTCGCTCTCTGCCCCACACTCGGGAGACGCTGCCTAAGTGTTTGCCGGTTGACGGTGACCTCCCCTCAGCTCAGGGCCACCCCgtcctctccagcccctccccctcatgctgagatggagggagggaggagaaggggcgGCCTTTACCTTCCTTCGCTCCTCAGCTGCTTCTAGTTTCTTCTGGATCTCTTCCAGGGAAGGGTCTCGCCGCCGGGGCAGGGAGGCGTTGAACTCGGGCACCCCGTCAAAGGAGGGCGGCTTCAGGATGACTTCGAAGGACTGGCCCGAGGTGCATTTGTTCAGCTCGATGACTTCCATGTCAGAAATGACACACCAGTTCAGGTCTACCGTGTCCGCtgcagagggcaggaagggggctGTTCAGCTCCTGGAGGACGTGGGGGCTCCCAGCAAGCATGCACAGGTGCGCACAGGTGTGGGGGGCCAGGGGCACCAGGGTGAGCCAGGGCCCAGGGGTCTGGCTCCGTCCTGCAAACTGACACCTAAGGTCGGGGGCTCTGACGGGGCTGAAGTCTGCAGCCACCATGGGTGGGGCCCCAGGACTGTGATCTCCCAGGACGGCTGCAGCAACACTGGccgcttttgcttttgtttctgccACCAGGCTCCTCGACTGTTGAGGTTTTGCTCAGCTTGTCGTCTGTGGTGACAGACAGCAGAGCACTTCACCCCCCCACCGCCCACCCCGTCCACCCTCGCCCCGCTGCCCGTCTGACGCTCGCTGCGGACGcctctccccgcctccctcctACCCTGcgctcttctctctctccagtcAGCACTGTCTTCCTGCTGGCCTTGATCCTTCCTCCTACACTGTCTCCCACACCAGCCTAGACGGAGAAAACAGTCTCAGGTCAGCCGAGCTCCCCGGCCCTCACTGCCAAGCCAAGAACATCCCTTCCTTTTCACTGGGAAATTAGGAGGCAGCTGGGTCCCCCGCCCCGGGCACCCCTGGGAGGACGTGGCCATCCGGGGCTCCCTGCCGCAAGCCCCACATGGCGCGGCTGTCACAGAGCCTCCTCTTCCGGCCACTGGACACCCCCGGAACACACTGGGCCCTTCCCCGGGGAGACCTGCCGGACGGCAAACCATGATTCACACTGAGTCCGGTTTCTTGTCTAGTCTAGATGTTGTCCACGGGCAGAATCTCTGCCTGGGTCCCCTTTGCCTGTCTGCAGCCTCGATTTGTTAAATGCAAGCACAGAGGTGACACTAAGATCCGGCGCACCCTGGGGAGGCCCGACTGGGCCCTTCAGGGACTGTCCACTGTGCCGGGGTGCACCCCTGCAGCTCAGACCCTCAGGGCCGCAGCCCTGATGTCACTGGCTCTGGGAAGGAAACCGGGTCAGGGTGCTGCACCCAGGGGCCCGGGACCCAGgagccctctgcccctcctctccctgagCCTTCACTGACCTTCGTATTTGTAGGACGACTTATTCAGGGGGTCAGCCAGGAAGCAGGAGCAGAATAAGGACACCAGCGGGAGCTCCTTCATCTTCTCTTTGTAGGCTGTGGAGACACCGGGCACGTGAGGACCAGAACCCCCCCAGCACTTGGCAGTGCTGCCCCGAAGTGTTAAGAAGTGGGACGGGTCGGGGCATCCTCACTGCCGTCCCTCTGGCCTGGCCCCTCACAAAGTCAGGCCGGGAGCCTTTCCAGGGGGGCCGGTGCCCACCAGGGCTGCAGTGTACCCCTCACCCCGACCAGCGCTGCCCTGGCCCGGCTGTGCCCCCCGGCCCCTCAGCCACGGCCCCGGTGCTCAGGCTGCAGCCACAGCTGGCCCCAGCGGGTGCCCTCCCCTCCTGTCCTTTCACAAATCTGAAAACATAACTAACTGCAAAAATATTACTTCCTTTACACTGCCAGGGCGTCTCCATAGCCCTTCGTCTCCCTGCATCTGCAGGTGCACAcgtggggcagggatgggggaacCGCCTACCCCACAGCACCCGGCCACATACCCAGCAGGTTTGCACCTACCAGCGAGGGTCATGTTTCTGGGATCTGGTGGCTCAATCCGACTGAGAGTCACAGAGTGGGTCTGTCACCAGCTCAGGGCGTTGTCACAAACCTGAGAAAAAGAGAGCGCAGGATTTTACTGCTGACAGGTTATTCTCATAAGGAAGGTCCTCACACACTGGAGGGACTCTGGGGGGACCTCATTTGCTCCACAtccaggccccctccccaccagctttCACTGGGGGTGTCCCCAACATCGACGTCCCTCCCGCACCACCGCAGCCAAGCTCAGTTTCCCTGCACTAATGATGCCTCATAACGTCCTGGGCTCAGCCCCCAGAGGTGTCCACCTGTCTCCCTGTGCAGCTCAGTGGCCCGGCCCAAAGCGAGGGTTAGGGTGAGAGACAAGTTCTCAGCCAGAATTGGCTGGGAGGTGTTTGCAAAGTAACTGTGTGTCTGGAACCTGTCCCTGGACACACCCCAGACCTCCCCAGTATGGGGTGAGAGAGAATGGGACAGAGGATGCTAAAATACCCCTTCAGATAccctctgccttccccttccccgAGATACTGACCCAAGCTCTCTTTGGCCCCATCTAAGACAACCCCAGACTACAAGACGAGATGAGTGTTAGGAATCATGGCATCGTAACATGGCTCATGCAGAGATGGAATTCAGCATGTGGGATGACCACAGGGCACAGACGTTGGCTCCACGCCCAGCATGAGGGGCCCCTGGTGTTCATGGCACATGCAAGGGTCAGGGGAGAAAGCTCGGGGTCTGTGGGGTCCGTCTCCAGCTGGCTGATGCTGGACCAGacagcaggaagggaggaggggcaggcagaaGGTGTCACAGGAGAGACAGGGGAGGAGCAGATCTGGGAGGGCCAGAGGGCAAAGATGACAGGCCCcactggaggctgaggagtgGGTGGCAGTGAGTGTCTGTCATCAGGACCCCTTGATCCTCAGCCACCCCAGTGGTCACTGTGCCTGTGGAGGTGGCATGAACCTTCAGCCTCACTGCCTGAGTCCTCACCAGGCAAAGGGACCCTGAGATCGACTCCAAGCCCCTTTCCTTCCATAACGAGGGTGTTTTCCCTCTGGGGACCGGAGTGGGTGCTCGCTGGGCCGGGGAGCCGATGGGAGCAGTGACCTCAGCTCAGGCTTTAGGTCTAGACCAGTGTGGGGTCAAACACAGACGCCATCTCTCTTACTAGTTGTCACTGGTCACTGCGCATGTCTAAACCTCGCTCTCCCCATATTAATTCTCCACCGAGTTGtacaaataaaatgaggaaaagcaCGTGCGTAGCATCTGTCAAACAGGaagtgcataataaatattcatcttcttccctctgccttttgCATCGGGGTAGCTGCCAGGTGCCACATGCCTGCTTCCGAGTAATGACCTCTGGTCCTCACCACAGCCTGCAAGTAAGGACTGTCATTTCCATGtacaagtggggaaactgaggctcagagggctcATGTGCCTGCCCAGGGCTAGAAAGTCAGAGTGCAGATCTGCCCCAAGGTCTCGCTGGCCTTACAGTGCTTTGTTCTCCTTCTTCTTGTGCTCTGGAGCCAGAGGCTCCTACCacgccctcccctcccaggacAATGGGTCTTCTCTCCTCAGAGTCGAGCTGGTCCTGGCAGCACCAGGGAGTCCCTGAACAGAGAGGCAGCCCTGGTGCCCGGGTGTGACATCCTCGGCCATGAGGCTCCATCCTGCACAATCTCTGCTCAGGGCCAGGCTGACTGACAAGTCACTAGCTGTGAGTAAGCCCTGGCCAGCCGAGGCAGTGCCCTGGACTTCAACCTGGGGGacagaagggaggcagagagggacacCCTAGAAAGAAGCGAGGGTGACACCCACAGTATCCCAGTCGATCTTCAcatgaggctgggctgggctgacaAGAAAGGCACCATCAGCTTTGCCTGCAGATGAAgaacctggggctcagagaagttaagacgtttgcctaaggtcacacagctctaaGGCGGCAGAGCTGGGCCCAGGCTGTTAGCTCTTGTGACCGGTGGAGGGTCTACATACTTGTCACTGGGTCCTCGACGGTCCTGAGGACTTAGGGAAAGCCAGCCTGGCCTGGGAACatgacttaattttaaaatacacagtaaGTGCTTTCTACATGGAAGACATCTTGCTAGGAGTTTTAGCAACACAGGGAAGGTCAGGAAGCCAGAGAAGGAAGACCAGGGCAGGAACAGGAGGTGGACAGAGGTGTGTGTGGTCAAGGGATTTGTAACTGAGACCCTCCGTGCCACAGAGTTGGAGCCTGCATAGATAAAAGTGTGTGTTTCACAGAGCACCTAGTACGTGACAGCGctttcactttaattttcatGATAACCTCGTAAGGTAGGGTTTactattcccatttcatagacgAAGAAATTGAGCCTCAAAGAGGGTAAGTGACATTTCCAAGGCCATTCAATATAATGGGTTGAATGGTGTCCCCTAAAAAGATACATCCACGTCCTAACCCCTACAACTTGTgaatgtgaccctatttggaaaAGGGGtcctttgcagatgtaattgaggatctcaagatgagatcatccctGATAACCTGAGTGGGCTGACAGTGGCAAGTGACCATGTACGAGATCCACAGAGAGCAGAGAAGGCAGTATGCAGAGGGAGCGATGaggctacaagccaaggaaagccTGGGCTGCCAGtcgctggaagaggcaaggaagggtcCTCCCTGGGGTCTTTGGCAGAGCACTGCCGCTGAtcccttgattttggacttctagcaaACTATAGCCTGCAATGGAGTGGGGACCACCAAGCCTCTCTTGGGACAGCCAGAGAGGACCAGTAAGGGGCGTTATGCCCAAGGTCAGATCACACAGAGTGCCAGGAATCCAGGTGAGCAGGATGAAGATTAAGAGACAACAGAGGCCACAGGGGGCCTGGGGCTAGAAGTTCAGGCCCCAGGCGTTAGCCGTCAGAGCAGCGGAGGGCAGACCCCAGCACCGGCGCAAACCTCTGGCCCACACGGATGATCCTCACGTGCGTTCTGTTAAGGTGGAATCCAAGCCCAGCCCTTGGGTGCACCTTAGGGAAACCAGGGAACTGACTGCACCTGGCGGTAGCAAAGATCAAAGGAGCCCTTGACGGAAGCTCGCTGTGACTGACAACCGTGAAGCCAATCATCGCGCAGCTAGAGCTTGAGCTCAGGCCAGCGGGCTCGGGCTCCCGGggctccctccccagcacctTTAATGACCACAGACTTGTTGGTGAAGAGGcagcccaggccctgtgctgtgGATCTTGCCGGCACAGCAGGTGGCGAGAGGACTCAAGCTGCAGGTGGCAAAGGTGAGTGGGGCCTCGCCCCAGGTTGCGATGGGTGATTGTGCAACGGTGGTTCCGAGATGCCTATAACCTTGCAATGGCTTTGAACCTGATAGTGTGCTGGGG is a window encoding:
- the STMN4 gene encoding stathmin-4 isoform X3, which translates into the protein MTLAAYKEKMKELPLVSLFCSCFLADPLNKSSYKYEADTVDLNWCVISDMEVIELNKCTSGQSFEVILKPPSFDGVPEFNASLPRRRDPSLEEIQKKLEAAEERRKYQEAELLKHLAEKREHEREVIQKAIEENNNFIKMAKEKLAQKMESNKENREAHLAAMLERLQEKDKHAEEVRKNKELKEEASR
- the STMN4 gene encoding stathmin-4 isoform X1, yielding MTLAAYKEKMKELPLVSLFCSCFLADPLNKSSYKYEGWCGRQCRRKDQGQQEDSADWRERRAQADTVDLNWCVISDMEVIELNKCTSGQSFEVILKPPSFDGVPEFNASLPRRRDPSLEEIQKKLEAAEERRKYQEAELLKHLAEKREHEREVIQKAIEENNNFIKMAKEKLAQKMESNKENREAHLAAMLERLQEKDKHAEEVRKNKELKEEASR
- the STMN4 gene encoding stathmin-4 isoform X4, with translation MTLAAYKEKMKELPLVSLFCSCFLADPLNKSSYKYEADTVDLNWCVISDMEVIELNKCTSGQSFEVILKPPSFDGVPEFNASLPRRRDPSLEEIQKKLEAAEERRKYQEAELLKHLAEKREHEREVIQKAIEENNNFIKMAKEKLAQKMESNKENREAHLAAMLERLQEKEPPAAR
- the STMN4 gene encoding stathmin-4 isoform X2 translates to MTLAAYKEKMKELPLVSLFCSCFLADPLNKSSYKYEGWCGRQCRRKDQGQQEDSADWRERRAQADTVDLNWCVISDMEVIELNKCTSGQSFEVILKPPSFDGVPEFNASLPRRRDPSLEEIQKKLEAAEERRKYQEAELLKHLAEKREHEREVIQKAIEENNNFIKMAKEKLAQKMESNKENREAHLAAMLERLQEKEPPAAR
- the STMN4 gene encoding stathmin-4 isoform X5, with product MKELPLVSLFCSCFLADPLNKSSYKYDDMEVIELNKCTSGQSFEVILKPPSFDGVPEFNASLPRRRDPSLEEIQKKLEAAEERRKYQEAELLKHLAEKREHEREVIQKAIEENNNFIKMAKEKLAQKMESNKENREAHLAAMLERLQEKDKHAEEVRKNKELKEEASR